The Betta splendens chromosome 7, fBetSpl5.4, whole genome shotgun sequence genome includes a window with the following:
- the tardbpa gene encoding TAR DNA binding protein, like isoform X2, producing the protein MSELYIRVAEDESEEPMEIPSEDDGTVLLSSVAAQFPGACGLRYRNPESQCMRGVRLVEGVLHAPESDWGNLVYVVNYPKDNKRKMEEIDAASAVKIKRGFQKTSDLIVLGLPWKTTEQDLKDYFSTFGEVIMVQVKRDAKTGNSKGFGFVRFTEYETQAKVIAQRHMIDGRWCDCKLPNSKACPDEPMRSRKIFVGRCTEDMSTDDLRQYFMQYGEVTDVFIPKPFRAFAFVTFADDQVAQALCGEDLIIKGVSVHISNAEPKHNNSRQMMDRGRFGAVHQVFPTFPGGSASLAAMFDRSQYLFPTSHV; encoded by the exons ATGTCGGAGTTGTATATACGCGTGGCTGAGGATGAGAGCGAGGAGCCCATGGAGATCCCGTCGGAGGACGACGGCACCGTGCTGCTGTCATCGGTAGCGGCGCAGTTTCCAGGGGCGTGCGGGCTGCGCTACAGGAACCCGGAGTCGCAGTGCATGAGAGGGGTGCGACTGGTGGAGGGCGTCCTGCACGCGCCCGAGAGCGACTGGGGAAACCTGGTCTACGTGGTCAACTACCCCAAAG ATAATAAaagaaagatggaggagatAGATGCTGCGTCTGCAGTGAAAATCAAAAGGGGCTTTCAGAAGACATCAGATCTCATTGTCCTTGGACTGCCTtggaaaacaacagaacaagaCCTAAAAGATTATTTCAGCACCTTTGGAGAGGTCATCATGGTGCAG GTTAAGAGAGATGCAAAAACGGGCAACTCAAAAGGTTTTGGGTTTGTTCGATTTACTGAATATGAGACACAGGCCAAAGTCATTGCCCAGAGACACATGATTGATGGACGGTGGTGTGACTGCAAACTTCCCAACTCAAAA GCGTGTCCCGATGAGCCAATGCGGAGCCGTAAAATCTTTGTTGGCCGCTGTACAGAGGACATGTCAACGGATGACCTGAGGCAGTACTTCATGCAGTACGGCGAAGTCACTGACGTCTTCATCCCCAAACCTTTCCGGGCGTTCgcttttgtcacatttgctgATGACCAG GTGGCCCAAGCCCTGTGCGGAGAGGACCTTATCATCAAGGGCGTCAGCGTGCACATCTCAAATGCCGAGCCCAAACACAATAATAGTAGGCAAATGATGGATCGAGGGCGTTTTGGTGCTG TTCACCAAGTCTTTCCCACTTTCCCGGGAGGAAGCGCCTCATTGGCAGCAATGTTCGACAGATCTCAGTATCTATTCCCCACCTCCCATGTGTAA
- the tardbpa gene encoding TAR DNA binding protein, like isoform X1, whose protein sequence is MSELYIRVAEDESEEPMEIPSEDDGTVLLSSVAAQFPGACGLRYRNPESQCMRGVRLVEGVLHAPESDWGNLVYVVNYPKDNKRKMEEIDAASAVKIKRGFQKTSDLIVLGLPWKTTEQDLKDYFSTFGEVIMVQVKRDAKTGNSKGFGFVRFTEYETQAKVIAQRHMIDGRWCDCKLPNSKACPDEPMRSRKIFVGRCTEDMSTDDLRQYFMQYGEVTDVFIPKPFRAFAFVTFADDQVAQALCGEDLIIKGVSVHISNAEPKHNNSRQMMDRGRFGAGGFSQGYGSNRGGLGSGSGGVNFGALGLNPAMVAAAQAALQSSWGMMGMLANQQGLTTTAGTATTTRDQTYSSASTSYSSPSSASLGWAGGTNTASSSGFSSGFGTSMETKSSSWGM, encoded by the exons ATGTCGGAGTTGTATATACGCGTGGCTGAGGATGAGAGCGAGGAGCCCATGGAGATCCCGTCGGAGGACGACGGCACCGTGCTGCTGTCATCGGTAGCGGCGCAGTTTCCAGGGGCGTGCGGGCTGCGCTACAGGAACCCGGAGTCGCAGTGCATGAGAGGGGTGCGACTGGTGGAGGGCGTCCTGCACGCGCCCGAGAGCGACTGGGGAAACCTGGTCTACGTGGTCAACTACCCCAAAG ATAATAAaagaaagatggaggagatAGATGCTGCGTCTGCAGTGAAAATCAAAAGGGGCTTTCAGAAGACATCAGATCTCATTGTCCTTGGACTGCCTtggaaaacaacagaacaagaCCTAAAAGATTATTTCAGCACCTTTGGAGAGGTCATCATGGTGCAG GTTAAGAGAGATGCAAAAACGGGCAACTCAAAAGGTTTTGGGTTTGTTCGATTTACTGAATATGAGACACAGGCCAAAGTCATTGCCCAGAGACACATGATTGATGGACGGTGGTGTGACTGCAAACTTCCCAACTCAAAA GCGTGTCCCGATGAGCCAATGCGGAGCCGTAAAATCTTTGTTGGCCGCTGTACAGAGGACATGTCAACGGATGACCTGAGGCAGTACTTCATGCAGTACGGCGAAGTCACTGACGTCTTCATCCCCAAACCTTTCCGGGCGTTCgcttttgtcacatttgctgATGACCAG GTGGCCCAAGCCCTGTGCGGAGAGGACCTTATCATCAAGGGCGTCAGCGTGCACATCTCAAATGCCGAGCCCAAACACAATAATAGTAGGCAAATGATGGATCGAGGGCGTTTTGGTGCTGGTGGGTTCAGTCAGGGCTATGGGAGCAATCGCGGGGGGTTGGGAAGCGGTAGCGGTGGGGTTAACTTTGGGGCTCTCGGCCTTAACCCAGCAATGGTGGCCGCTGCCCAGGCGGCCCTGCAGAGCAGCTGGGGCATGATGGGCATGTTAGCTAACCAGCAGGGCCTGACCACAACAGCAGGCACAGCCACTACAACCCGAGACCAGACCTATAGCTCTGCCAGCACTAGTTACAGCAGCCCCAGCTCGGCTAGCCTGGGCTGGGCTGGAGGCACTAACACGGCCTCCAGCAGCGGCTTCAGCTCTGGCTTTGGTACATCTATGGAGACGAAGTCCTCTAGTTGGGGAATGTAG
- the c7h1orf127 gene encoding uncharacterized protein C1orf127 homolog: MIEGLVIWLSEALQIQVRPASLDHLNLQLSACGFSLHKDPDDNFAFRVSYTGCLVQQQHSFHVLKMNLVKRTSRFGGRAHSLLMTCPVVSVLPNMEHIQCDPEYIQVIRQVPFDNWDNELHWSLSSRERLVVALEDASLIQMSVDVNGSHIAVQGRRSEVLSPVEGMGNREFLALKLVSGQYAYSMEVTCPTVTSSTAAQTVLHIFKRRMGLTKRGPSVGGVWVKQTRRFTVRDAGGFVALLVPTERILQTRACAEREQLVQPFYRVDVVLTFRETNHKMHWTMENTLPCTARPAGSHIASSPGPSLDHEEPGPPRPLLLAHGQKADVCISTLRTCQRVKSEQADVEKKAASAAAYDAFYTRSHNKAFDFPQRLQASDGSRTFEVF, translated from the exons ATGATCGAAGGCTTGGTGATCTGGCTCTCTGAGGCCCTGCAGATCCAAG TCAGGCCCGCTTCTCTGGATCACCTCAACCTCCAGCTGTCTGCCTGCGGATTCTCACTGCACAAAGATCCTGATGATAACTTTGCTTTTAGAGTCAGTTACACTGGATGTTTGGTCCAGCAGCAG CACAGCTTCCACGTCCTTAAAATGAACCTGGTGAAGAGAACAAGTCGGTTTGGAGGCAGAGCTCACAGTTTGCTGATGACGTGTCCCGTGGTCTCTGTGTTACCCAACATGGAGCACATCCAGTGTGACCCGGAGTACATTCAG GTTATCAGACAGGTTCCCTTTGACAACTGGGATAATGAG CTACACTGGTCCCTGTCTTCGAGGGAGCGGCTCGTCGTAGCTCTGGAGGACGCCAGCTTGATCCAGATGAGCGTGGACGTGAACGGGTCACACATCGCTGTCCAGGGCAGGAGGAGCGAGGTCCTGAGCCCCGTTGAA GGGATGGGGAATAGAGAATTCTTGGCCTTGAAGCTGGTCAGTGGTCAGTACGCCTACAGCATGGAAGTGACGTGTCCCACAG TGACCTCGTCCACAGCCGCGCAGACCGTGCTGCACATCTTCAAGCGACGCATGGGTCTGACCAAGCGAGGACCGAGCGTCGGCGGCGTGTGGGTGAAGCAGACGCGCCGCTTCACCGTGCGCGACGCCGGCGGCTTCGTGGCGCTGCTCGTTCCCACGGAGCGGATCCTCCAGACCAGG GCCTGCGCCGAGCGCGAACAACTGGTGCAGCCGTTCTACAGGGTCGATGTTGTTCTCACCTTCAGGGAGACAAATCACAAGATGCACTGGACCATGGAGAACACGCTGCCATGCACAG CCCGGCCCGCTGGGTCACACATCGCATCCAGTCCGGGACCAAGTCTCGACCATGAGGAGCCGGGTCCACCACGACCACTGCTCCTCGCACATGGACAGAAGGCGGACGTTTGCATTTCCACACTGAGGACGTGTCAGAGGGTCAAA TCCGAACAGGCTGATGTGGAGAAAaaagctgcctctgctgcagcctacGACGCCTTTTACACGCGCTCTCACAATAAAGCCTTTGATTTCCCACAGCGCCTCCAAGCCAGCGATGGATCCCGGACATTCGAGGTTTTCTGA
- the pgd gene encoding 6-phosphogluconate dehydrogenase, decarboxylating — protein MAQADIALIGLAVMGQNLIMNMNDHGFVVCAYNRTVSKVHDFLKNEAKGSKVVGAESLEDMVSKLKKPRRIILLVKAGQAVDDFIDKLVPLLEAGDIIIDGGNSEYRDTTRRCKSLKEKGLLFVGSGVSGGEDGARYGPSLMPGGHKEAWPYIKDIFQSIAAKVGTGEPCCDWVGDEGAGHFVKMVHNGIEYGDMQLICEAYHLMKDVLGMDHDEMAKAFDSWNKTELDSFLIEITADILKYRDSDSSHLLPKIRDSAGQKGTGKWTAISALEYGTPVTLIGEAVFARCLSSLKDERVEASRSLPGPQGVKFSGNKAAFLEDIRKALYASKIISYAQGFMLLRQAAKEFGWSLNYGGIALMWRGGCIIRSVFLGKIKEAFDRDAELQNLLLDNFFKNAVKDCQESWRRTVSTGVQHGIPMPCFTTALSFYDGYRHEKLPANLLQAQRDYFGAHTYELLSNPGHFIHTNWTGHGGNISSSSYNA, from the exons ATGGCTCA AGCAGACATTGCACTGATCGGTCTGGCCGTCATGGGTCAGAACCTCATCATGAACATGAACGACCACGGCTTTGTG GTCTGCGCCTACAACCGGACGGTGTCCAAGGTGCACGACTTCCTGAAGAACGAGGCCAAAGGCTCGAAGGTGGTCGGAGCCGAGTCCCTGGAGGACATGGTGTCGAAGCTGAAGAAGCCCAGGAGGATCATTCTGCTGGTGAAGGCTGGGCAGGCGGTGGACGACTTCATCGACAAACTG GTTCCTCTTCTTGAGGCGGGCGACATCATTATCGACGGTGGCAACTCAGAATATAGAGACACGACA CGGCGGTGCAAGAGCCTGAAGGAGAAGGGCCTGCTCTTCGTCGGCAGTGGAGTGAGCGGTGGAGAGGACGGGGCACGTTACGGACCTTCACTTATGCCTGGAGGTCACAAAGAGGCCTG GCCGTACATTAAAGACATCTTCCAGAGCATCGCTGCCAAGGTGGGAACAGGGGAGCCTTGTTGCGACTGG GTCGGAGATGAAGGCGCCGGGCACTTTGTTAAAATGGTCCATAATGGCATCGAGTACGGAGACATGCAGCTCATCTGTGAGGCCTATCACCTAATGAAGGATGTTCTGGGCATGGACCATGATGAGATGGCAAAG GCTTTTGACAGCTGGAACAAGACCGAGTTGGACTCCTTCCTGATTGAAATCACTGCCGACATCCTCAAATACAGGGACTCTGACAGTTCACATCTGTTGCCCAAGATCCGCGACAGCGCAGGACAGAAGGGCACGGGGAAGTGGACGGCGATCTCAGCCCTGGAGTACGGCACACCCGTTACCCTGATCg gcgaGGCTGTCTTTGCCAGATGTCTGTCCTCTCTGAAGGATGAGCGAGTGGAGGCCAGTCGCAGTCTTCCAGGGCCACAGGGGGTCAAATTCAGCGGCAACAAGGCTGCCTTCCTGGAGGACATCAGGAAG GCCCTTTATGCCTCCAAGATCATTTCCTACGCACAGGGCTTCATGCTGCTGCGCCAGGCAGCCAAAGAGTTCGGCTGGTCCCTCAACTACGGCGGCATCGCTCTGATGTGGAGAGGAGGCTGCATCATTCGAAG CGTTTTCCTGGGTAAAATCAAAGAGGCCTTTGACAGGGATGCGGAACTGCAGAACCTGTTGTTGGACAACTTCTTTAAGAACGCCGTGAAGGACTGTCAG gagTCGTGGCGCAGAACAGTCAGCACCGGAGTCCAGCATGGCATCCCCATGCCCTGTTTCACCACGGCGCTGTCCTTCTACGACGGCTACAGACATGAGAAGCTACCAGCCAACCTGCTCCAG gcACAGAGGGATTACTTTGGAGCCCACACATATGAACTCCTGTCAAACCCTGGACATTTTATCCACACCAACTGGACGGGCCACGGGGGAAACAtctcctcttcatcctacaACGCTTAA